From the Arctopsyche grandis isolate Sample6627 chromosome 11, ASM5162203v2, whole genome shotgun sequence genome, one window contains:
- the Atg6 gene encoding beclin-1-like Atg6, with protein sequence MTETKASVNFSCQRCLQPLRLDESLGRLGEHALAELSLPVARRADADRELRSAPLDHYVPPYRLPEGPNAPTASAPSSGFMLVSDDGDADCLSRQLYLKAALFDTLSNNSDVDHPLCDECTDSLLQLMDHQLRLAEGEWKDYSDYLKKIESEKDDLDLEALEKELLDWKQEERRLLDELEALQKEEQELKDEIAIQESEKERLAKEQNIYLREYTRYRKDLMNSEDQAKYFESQLAYTQSQLEKLKKTNVFKAAFYISHSGHFGIINNFRLGRLPDAPVDWSEINAAWGQTVLLLSSLARKINFKFQRYKLVPYGNHSYIESLDDHKELPLYGSGGFRLLWDTKFDAAMVAFLDCMQQFKEQVEKGDSEFCLPYKMDRGKIEDPATGNSYSVKIQFNSEEQWTKALKYLLTNLKWGLAWVSSQFAEDKCDT encoded by the coding sequence ATGACTGAGACCAAAGCTAGTGTAAACTTCTCGTGCCAACGCTGCCTCCAACCCTTGAGGCTAGACGAGTCCTTGGGCAGACTCGGAGAGCATGCTTTAGCTGAACTGAGCTTGCCCGTAGCCAGAAGGGCAGACGCCGATAGAGAACTTCGCTCTGCACCTCTGGACCATTATGTCCCCCCTTATCGCCTACCTGAAGGTCCCAACGCTCCAACGGCGAGTGCCCCATCCAGCGGATTCATGCTGGTCTCGGACGACGGAGACGCAGACTGCCTCAGCCGGCAGTTGTACCTCAAAGCTGCCCTATTCGATACCCTTTCGAACAATTCAGACGTAGACCATCCCCTGTGTGACGAGTGCACCGATTCCTTGCTACAACTCATGGACCATCAGCTCCGACTGGCCGAGGGCGAATGGAAAGACTACAGTGACTACCTAAAGAAGATCGAAAGTGAAAAGGACGATTTAGATTTAGAAGCTCTAGAGAAAGAGTTGCTCGATTGGAAGCAGGAAGAGCGTAGGTTGCTCGACGAATTGGAAGCTTTGCAGAAAGAGGAACAGGAATTGAAGGACGAGATTGCAATACAAGAGAGCGAAAAGGAGCGTTTGGCCAAAGAGCAGAATATATATTTAAGGGAATATACGAGGTATCGGAAGGATCTGATGAATTCCGAAGATCAAGCCAAGTATTTTGAGTCGCAACTGGCCTACACTCAATCTCAATTGGAGAAGTTGAAGAAGACTAACGTCTTCAAAGCGGCGTTTTACATTTCGCATTCGGGCCACTTTGGAATAATCAACAACTTCAGACTGGGCAGGCTTCCCGATGCTCCGGTGGATTGGTCGGAGATCAACGCCGCATGGGGACAGACCGTCCTGCTCCTCTCGTCTCTGGCCCGTAAGATCAACTTCAAATTCCAACGATACAAGCTGGTGCCGTACGGCAACCACTCCTACATAGAAAGCCTGGACGATCACAAAGAATTGCCGCTGTACGGCTCCGGTGGATTCCGACTGCTGTGGGATACGAAATTCGACGCAGCCATGGTGGCCTTCCTCGACTGCATGCAGCAGTTCAAAGAGCAGGTGGAAAAAGGCGATTCGGAATTCTGCCTGCCGTACAAAATGGACCGGGGGAAGATCGAAGATCCGGCGACGGGGAATTCGTACTcagtgaaaatacagttcaattccGAAGAACAGTGGACTAAGGCGTTAAAGTATCTGCTGACCAATCTCAAATGGGGATTGGCGTGGGTTTCTTCTCAGTTCGCCGAGGATAAGTGTGATACATga
- the LOC143919165 gene encoding uncharacterized protein LOC143919165: MEEVKEHVANLLQKCLISTVICIIKCKPKHMSTIDFCKSIQTKIKQENINNFNTDEGIFTEEIQDNESTNNILADLCKEMTIDAEERPSQLITSEAKERTRVNLKIISSIKEIKSAISNFKGLQISESQMSQDSAYQSGRGPSQTYSNEGYVVERTLNKIDESLEVLVDFLSNMSDDPSQNHLYKCISHIVSEIIDILFDRNIYLPTFNKISDIIEEKIDCIINTSDDYMGLVWKSKLKSLYALNKSPVFIQYSLAKLMKSLDDLLHRLKVCDEVILEFDNPEYVDRTFFVFHLIEDLLVEYYSIRNKSEMNQEVAVETELDTDKIKSSNAFSKNWNLPSDTSDKKNCMAEFENRIMDVLNQVVLDCVDSYPLFSFWALECIKIKNIK; this comes from the exons ATGGAGGAAGTGAAGGAGCATG ttgcGAATCTGCTGCAAAAATGCCTTATTTCGACAGTCATTTGCATAATTAAATGTAAACCCAAACATATGTCGACGATAGATTTCTGCAAAAGCATCCAAACGAAAATCAAACAAGAAAACAtcaacaatttcaatacagacGAAGGAATATTCACCGAAGAAATCCAAGACAATGAGTCCACTAATAACATACTGGCGGATCTTTGTAAGGAGATGACTATAGATGCCGAAGAAAGACCGTCTCAACTGATCACCAGCGAGGCTAAAGAAAGGACCagagtcaatttaaaaattataagctctataaaagaaattaaaagcgcaatatcaaattttaaaggTCTACAAATATCCGAGTCTCAAATGTCTCAAGATTCTGCATACCAATCCGGAAGAGGACCATCTCAAACTTACTCAAATGAAGGCTACGTCGTAGAAA GAACTTTGAATAAAATAGACGAGTCATTGGAAGTCCTCGTTGACTTTCTGAGCAACATGTCGGATGATCCGTCTCAAAATcatttatacaaatgcatatCTCACATCGTCAGCGAAATCATTGATATATTATTCGATCGGAATATTTATTTGCCGacgtttaataaaatttctgatattatagaagaaaaaattgacTGTATCATAAACACGTCTGATGATTATatg gGTCTCGTTTGGAAAAGTAAATTGAAATCTTTGTACGCTTTGAACAAATCGCcagtatttatacaatattcaCTGGCAAAGTTGATGAAGAGCTTGGATGATTTGTTGCATCGTTTGAAAGTGTGCGATGAAGTCATTTTAGAGTTCGACAATCCGGAGTATGTCGATAGAacgttttttgtttttcatttgatCGAAGATTTGCTCGTCGAGTATTATTCCATTCGAAATAAGAGCGAGATGAATCAGGAAGTAGCGGTTGAAACTGAATTGGATACAGACAAGATCAAAAGCAGCAATGCTTTCAGTAAAAATTGGAACTTGCCGAGTGATACGtcggataaaaaaaattgtatggcaGAATTTGAGAATCGAATAATGGATGTATTGAATCAGGTCGTTTTAGATTGCGTCGATTCGTATCCACTGTTTTCTTTTTGGGCCTTGGAgtgtattaaaatcaaaaatataaaatga